The stretch of DNA CCACACAACGGCCCGACGGCCCTCTCCTGTCACGGGTTGGGTACCTGTGGCACCTGCGCGGTCGAAATCGAGGGCACCGTCGCCGAGCCGACCGCCCGGGAGCGTGCCCGCCTCGGTTTTCCGCCCCACGCGGCCGACCGAGGGCTGCGTCTCGCCTGCCAGGTGCGGGTGACGGACGACCTCACCGTCACCAAACACGACGGGTTCTGGGGTCACCGGACGGAGTAGGCATGCACCGCCCCGTCAGTTATACGCCCCTGGCGTTAGTCGACGGTAACGACGAACGATGAGCGCGACAGGCGAGGGGATCACCGTACTACACGTTGACGACGACCCGGAGTTCGTCGACCTCGCGGCGACGTTTTTGGAACGAGAGGACGACGCGTTCACTGTCCGGACGGCGACGAGCGCCGCCGCGGGGGTCGACTATCTCGACGCGAACGACGTGGACTGCATCGTCAGCGACTACGACATGCCCGGCCGGGACGGGCTGGCGTTTCTGGACGCCGTCCGCGAGGATCACCCCGACCTCCCGTTTATCCTCTTTACCGGGAAGGGAAACGAGCAGATTGCGAGCCAAGCTATCTCGGCGGGCGTGACCGACTACCTCCAGAAGGACCGGGGCACCGGTCAGTACGCCGTCCTCGCCAACCGGATTCGGAACGCGGTCGACCAGTACCGCTCGCAGCGGGAGCTCGAAGCCAGCCAGAAACGACTCTCCCTGTTCGTCGAACAGTCGCCCCTCGGCGTCATAGAGTACACCAGCGAGTTCGAAATCGTCGGCCTGAACGAAGCCGGGGAGGAGATCCTCGGCTACACCGAGGAAGAACTCCGCGGCGAGACGTGGGAGAAAATCGTCAGCAGCGAGAGCTACGAGAACGTCGACGAAGTCACGTCGGCGCTGGCAGAAGCCGAGGGTGGCTTCCATAGCATCGACGAGAACGTCCGCAAGGACGGCGAGCGGATCGTCTGTGAGTGGCACAACCGCGTCGTGACCGACGACGACAGCGTGGAACGGAGTTCCACGAGCAATCGGCCACAGGCCGATGACGGCGACGTCGTCGCCGTCTTCTCCCTGTTTCAGGACATCACCGAGCGCCGGGAGCGCCAGCGACGCATCGAGGCACTCCACGAGGCGACCCGCGACTTCATGGCGCTCGACTCACGGGAGGCGGTCGCCGAGCGAGCCGTCGAGACGGCACGGAGCGTCCTCGGGCTTCCGATAAACAGCGTCTACCTCTACGACGAGACAGCGGACGCGCTCGTCCCGACGGCGACGACCGAGGAGGCCATCGATCTGATCGGCGAGCCGCCGACGTACGAACCGGGCGAGAGCCTTTCGTGGGAGGCGTTCCAATCGGGGGAGGTGCGCGTCTTCGAGGACGTCTCCGACGAGCCGGGACGCTACAACCCGGACACGGCGTTCGGGGCGGAGATCATCCTCCCCCTCGGCGACCACGGCGTGATGTACGTCGGCGCGACCGACCCCGGCGCGTTCGGCGAGGCCGACGTGGCGCTGGCCCGGACGCTCGCCGCCAACGCCGAGGAGGCGCTCTCGCGGATCGAGCGCGAACGGACGCTTCGAGAGAGCCGGCGTCGGCACCGGACGCTCGTCGAGAACTTCCCCGACGGCGCCGTCTTCCTCTTCGATCACGACCTCCGGTACGTCCTCGCCGGCGGGGCGGAGCTGCCGTCGGTCGACCCCTCCGGCGACGACATCGAGGGAAAGACCTCTCACGACCTGTTCCCCGACGAACTCGCCGACGAACTCGCCGACAGCTACCGCGGGGCGCTGTCGGGGCGGCGCAACGCCTTCGAACGGGAGTTCCGGGGGGCACGGTACCGCATCCGGACCCTCCCGGTCCGTGACGAGGCGGGCGACATCGTCTCCGGCATCGCCGTCTTGCAGAACGTTACCGAGCGGGAACGGCGGGAGCGCGAACTCGCGCGACAAAACGAGCGCCTCGAGGAGTTCGCCAGCGTCGTCTCCCACGACCTCCGGAACCCGCTGAACGTCGCCGAGGGACACGTCGACCTGCTTCGCCGGGACTGCGACAGCGAGCGTCTCGACACGATTTCGAGTGCCCACGACCGGATGAACGCCCTGATCGACGACCTACTGACGCTGGCGCGGGAAGGACGCGAGGTAGGGTCGCTCGAACCGGTCGACCTCGACGGCTGTGTCGAACGCTGCTGGCGGAACGTCGACACCGCCGATGCGACGATCGAACTGCGGACGGATCGGACGATTCGCGCCGACCGAAGCCGTCTCCAGCAACTCCTGGAGAACCTGATGCGCAACGCCGTGGAACACGGCTCCACGAGCCCTCGGGCCAACGCTCCCGAGGACGCCGTGGAACACGGCTCCACGAGCCCTCGGGCCAACGCTCCCGAGGACGCCGTGGAACACGGCTCCACGAGCCCTCGGGCCAACACCCCCGAGGACGCCGTGGAACACGGCTCCACGAGCGACGGTGCCACCGTCGCCGTCGGCGCCGTCGACGGCGGCTTCTACGTCGAGGACGACGGCCCCGGCATCCCCGAGTCCGAGCGCGATATCGTCTTCGAAGCCGGGCATACGACCTCCGAGGACGGCACGGGGTTCGGACTGAGCATCGTCGAACGGGTCGTCGAGGCCCACGACTGGTCGATTCGAGTCGGCGAGAGCGCGGTGGGCGGCGCCCGCTTCGAGATCACCGGCGTCGAGTTCGAAGGCTGATCGCCGGGGCGAGCGTATATCACGGTGCCCGTGGTACGCTCTCCATGGTCGATCCCAACCAGTATCCGACACAGCGACCGATGGGCGCCTTCCGGAACGACGACGTCGGCGTCGAGAACCCGCCGTCTTCGTCCATCACCCGGCTGCCCTGGATCGACATCCACCAGCACGGTCACACGATGTCGTGGGGTGACCGCGAGCGGTTCGACCTCTCCGGCGCCGAGGCGGCCGTCTTCGTCGCCGCGGCCGCGCATTACGCCCCCTACCGACCCATGCATCCGGAGGACGTGCGCTTCCTCTGGGACGACGCCATCCGGCGGTCCCACGCCATCGGCCGAAGCCACTTCTTCGATCCCTACGTCGCCATCGGCATCCACACCACGGGGCCGAAGGTCGACTACGAAGATCTGTTCGACGTGCTTCCCGAATACGCCGCCCTCGACGAGGTGGTCGCGCTGGGCGAGACGGGGATCTCGATGACCCAGTACAGCGAACCCATGGCCATCGAGGATCAGAAAGCCGTCGTCCGCGAGCAGATGCGCGTCGCCGACGACCAGGACCTCCCCATCCTCGTCCACACCCCCTCCGTCACGAAAGCCGAGCCGGACGAGTGGCTCACCGGCAAGACCGAAGAGGGCCACGATTTGGCCGACCCGGTGCTCGACCCCGCGACGGCCAAGCTAGAGGCGACGCGGATGGACGTCGAACTCATGGACGAGGTGGGCCTGGCCGACGAGCAGGTCGTCCTCGATCACGCCCATCCCTCGATGGCCGAGTTCGTCATGGAGGAAACCGGCTGTTATCTCGCCTTCAGCATCGGGCAGTGGATTCGGACGACCACCGTCGCGGACGTGGCGGGGGTGATCGAGGAGTACGGGCCGGAGCGAGTTATCATCGACACCGACGTGGCCGGGATGTACCAGACACAGCCCTTTGCGATGAAGCGGGCGATGTTGGATCTGGTTCGGGCCGGGGTCGGGGAGGAGGAGGTGCGGCAGGTGGTGTACGAGAATCCGAAGGGGGTGTTGGGGTTGGGGTGAAGTGGCGGTGCGTAGGGGCAAATTCGAACCTTGACGAGACGGGTTGCCTCGCTTAGTACACGTATTCACACCATCGCGATCACTCCTTTATTTTACTGGGGAGCCGATCCACCGCAAAATGATCCACAAACCTCGTGAGGGCACCTCTAATCTCGTCCGGAGTCCGATCGGATTCCCCCTCGATGACATCGAGCCGTTTTGCTATCGCCTTGATCTCCGGGGATAGATCCACACGGCACACTCGCCCCTCCGAATCATCCTGTAGGCGTGATCGCCATAACGTCCACCGAAGTCCGTCTGTGCCAATCGCGATCAGGTACTCGTGGTCGAGTTCGCGCAGATACTTACAGAAGGTGTTCACTTCGATATACTCGCGTATGTCGGTCGTCGCCGCTCGCTCCGACTTTTGTTCCCTGTTTGCAGCTTTGGCTTCGAGGATGCAAACGAGGGACGGGTCGACTCGCTTGAGCAGATAGTCCGGACGCTTCTTTTCGACAGTGCGAAACGTCGTCGGTCGGCGAACGAAATGTCCGCCAGTCCCGTCGTACTCCGGTGACGCGGGATCGGTGTAGCCGAGAGCGTGTAGAACTGGTTCGATCAAGTACTGTTCGGTGAACACTTCGGGTTGCTGCCCGACGATCGGGCCTCGCAGGGTCTTGGTTCCCGTGGCGTCGAGGACCCGCCGCAGTTCACCACCCTCACTCAACTCCCTGAACTTGAGCGGGAATGTCCGTAGCTGTCGGCGAACTCGGTCGGAGTACCTATCGAATC from Haloplanus salinus encodes:
- a CDS encoding 2Fe-2S iron-sulfur cluster-binding protein; the encoded protein is MPTVTFEGEQVECDSGVCLRSVLLDAGLSPHNGPTALSCHGLGTCGTCAVEIEGTVAEPTARERARLGFPPHAADRGLRLACQVRVTDDLTVTKHDGFWGHRTE
- a CDS encoding hybrid sensor histidine kinase/response regulator, which encodes MSATGEGITVLHVDDDPEFVDLAATFLEREDDAFTVRTATSAAAGVDYLDANDVDCIVSDYDMPGRDGLAFLDAVREDHPDLPFILFTGKGNEQIASQAISAGVTDYLQKDRGTGQYAVLANRIRNAVDQYRSQRELEASQKRLSLFVEQSPLGVIEYTSEFEIVGLNEAGEEILGYTEEELRGETWEKIVSSESYENVDEVTSALAEAEGGFHSIDENVRKDGERIVCEWHNRVVTDDDSVERSSTSNRPQADDGDVVAVFSLFQDITERRERQRRIEALHEATRDFMALDSREAVAERAVETARSVLGLPINSVYLYDETADALVPTATTEEAIDLIGEPPTYEPGESLSWEAFQSGEVRVFEDVSDEPGRYNPDTAFGAEIILPLGDHGVMYVGATDPGAFGEADVALARTLAANAEEALSRIERERTLRESRRRHRTLVENFPDGAVFLFDHDLRYVLAGGAELPSVDPSGDDIEGKTSHDLFPDELADELADSYRGALSGRRNAFEREFRGARYRIRTLPVRDEAGDIVSGIAVLQNVTERERRERELARQNERLEEFASVVSHDLRNPLNVAEGHVDLLRRDCDSERLDTISSAHDRMNALIDDLLTLAREGREVGSLEPVDLDGCVERCWRNVDTADATIELRTDRTIRADRSRLQQLLENLMRNAVEHGSTSPRANAPEDAVEHGSTSPRANAPEDAVEHGSTSPRANTPEDAVEHGSTSDGATVAVGAVDGGFYVEDDGPGIPESERDIVFEAGHTTSEDGTGFGLSIVERVVEAHDWSIRVGESAVGGARFEITGVEFEG
- a CDS encoding TatD family hydrolase; protein product: MVDPNQYPTQRPMGAFRNDDVGVENPPSSSITRLPWIDIHQHGHTMSWGDRERFDLSGAEAAVFVAAAAHYAPYRPMHPEDVRFLWDDAIRRSHAIGRSHFFDPYVAIGIHTTGPKVDYEDLFDVLPEYAALDEVVALGETGISMTQYSEPMAIEDQKAVVREQMRVADDQDLPILVHTPSVTKAEPDEWLTGKTEEGHDLADPVLDPATAKLEATRMDVELMDEVGLADEQVVLDHAHPSMAEFVMEETGCYLAFSIGQWIRTTTVADVAGVIEEYGPERVIIDTDVAGMYQTQPFAMKRAMLDLVRAGVGEEEVRQVVYENPKGVLGLG